TCTTCGCAAACAGTGACCAGCTTGTGGGAGCGCACCAGTTCGCGAGTTTCCTGATAGCCCTTGGAGGTCGGAGCCTTCACCCGGATCCATTCCGGCTTGCGCAGCACTTCGGTATCCGGCTTGTGAGCCTTTTCCGGGTGGCGGATACGCTTGTCGTCCGGCTTGGTTCTATCGAGGATGGTAACCATCGTGTTTCCTTTGCCGCCGATGAGCGGCTTTTAAGTATTTATTTCCGCACCAGCTTGGCAACGAACAGCAGAATGCAGGCACCGATAAAGCTGGTAATCAGATAGCCAACCCAATCGCTGGCGACGAAAATGTCAAAGCGCCGGAAGATGGCATTGGCGATGACCGAGCCGATAATGCCGATGACGATGTTCATGAAAATGCCAAAGCGCATGTCCATCAACTTGCCTGCCAGCCATCCGGCCAGACCACCCACGAAGATCGCCGTCAACCAGCCCACATTTTCCATCGTCTATCCTCTGTTGCCCGCCCCGCTAGCGGGCTCGCCCGGCCCCTATATAGCGAGCCGAGCAATATCTCGCAATGTCATGCCTTCTTTCCAAGGATTAGGCGTTCAGCACTTTGCCGTAGGCGTCGAGCACGCTTTCCTTCATCATTTCCGACAGGGTCGGATGCGGGAAGATGGTGTGCATCAGCTCTTCTTCTGTCGTCTCCAGGTTCATGGCGACCACGAAGCCCTGGATCAGTTCGGTCACTTCCGCGCCGACCATATGCGCGCCGATCAATTCGCCGGTCTTCTTGTCGAAGATCGTCTTGATCATGCCATTGTCTTCGCCAAGCGCGATGGCCTTGCCATTGGCGTTGAAATTGTAGCGACCAACGCGGATCTCGCGGCCCTCGGCCTTGGCCTTGGCTTCGGTGAGACCGACGGAGGCGACCTGCGGATTGCAATAGGTGCAGCCAGGGATCAGAGACTTGTTCATGGGATGAACATGCGGCAGACCGGCGATCTTCTCGATGCAAACAACGCCTTCATGTTCGGCCTTGTGGGCCAGCATTGGCGGACCGGCAACATCGCCGATGGCATAGAGGCCGGGCACATTGGTCTTGCCATAGCCGTCGATGACGATGCAACCGCGATCCGTCTTGACGCCCAAAGCTTCCAGACCGAGATTTTCGATATTGCCCTGCACGCCGACAGCCGAGATCAACCGGTCAGCAGTAATCTGCTGCACCTTGCCATCCTTGGTCTCGACATGAGCGGTGATGGAATTGGCACCCTTTTCGACCTTGGAAACCTTGGCCTCGGTGATGATCTTCAGCCCACGCTTTTCCAGCGCCTTGCGGGCGATGGTGGAGATTTCCACGTCCTCGACCGGCATGATATTGGCCATCAGCTCAACCACGGTGACATCGACACCCATCGAGCGATAGAAGGACGCAAATTCAATGCCGATAGCGCCCGAGCCCATAACGACGATGGATTTCGGCATGAAATCAGGCTTCATCGCCTCAAAATAGGTCCAGATCAGCTTGCCATCCGGCTCAATGCCCGGCAGCGCGCGGGGGCGTGCGCCAGTCGCAACGATGATATGCTTGGCCGTATACGTCCCCTCACCCAGCACACCCTTGGGAACCGGGTTTTGCGGCTGCACGGCGGGCTTGGACGATGCGCCGACAACGATTTCGTTTGGCTTGGTGAGCTTGGCTTCACCCCAGATCACATCGATCTTGTTCTTCTTCATCAGATAGGCAACGCCGCCGTTGAGGCGGGCCGATACGCCGCGCGACCGGGCAACAACGTCTTTCACATCGGCGGTCATGGTGCCGTTCAGCGTCAGGCCGTAGCTCTTGGCGTGATTGGCGTGATCGAGAATTTCCGCCGACCGCAGCAGCGCCTTGGTGGGGATACAGCCCCAATTGAGGCAGATGCCGCCAAGATGCTCGCGCTCGACAATGGCGATTTTCAGGCCAAGCTGGGCTGCACGGATCGCAGTCACATAGCCGCCAGGGCCGGACCCGATGATGATGACGTCATAAGCATTCGACATGGGCGCTTCCACTCCTCGGTTTCCTTGGGGTTGCGCCTCTCGGCCCAACCCTTGACGGGACTGGAAGCGCAACTGGCTTTATAATGCCGGTGTCTCGGCCTCCGGTTCGTGACGAACCAGCATCCCGTAAATTTCGTCCTTGAGCCGCATCCGCTTCTTCCTGAGGTCTTCCATATGGAAGTCGTCAAGCGGCTCTATATTTGTTTCAGCGCGGTGAACCTGCCGGTTGATCTCGTGATAGGCATCGAAAAGCCGGACGAAATGACCGTCCGTTTCCTTCAAATGCCGCATCAGAGTCACAAATTCCGGAAATTCCTCTGCCAGTTCATGTGGAGTGCTGGACATGATCTTTTCCCCCTTTCAAGGTTGCAAGATCATTTTAAACCCGCCACATGGTCATTCATTGATTCCAATCAACCCGTGTTACTGTCACCGCCTTACCCTCACAGGCCCAGCATCATCCGCACCACCGGCTCCAGACCGCGCCCGATGGCGCGGGTATTGTCAGCATCGAGATGAATGCCATCCAGCGGCGTGGTCTTGGCCACCGAACCGGCATCGAAAAAGCCGCAGCCCAACTCATCCGCCGCATCGCGGTACATGCTGGCCAGCATTCCACCTTCCTCGATGGAATGATTGAACATCGCTCCGAACATCACATTGGCGGTTTCGCGGATCGGCGGAGGCGAGACAATCAGCACATCCGGGCCTTCGAAATCAAAACCCCAGTCATGCTGATGGACCAGCTTGACCAACCGCTTGATGCCAGCCGTCGCCCCAATCGCCGTTCCCTGAATGCCCCGCTTCAAATCATTGGTACCCAACATCAGGATCACCAGATCCAGCGGCTTGTGGGTTTCAAGAATACTCGGCAACAGCCTCACGCCATTGCGGTCGCAATCCGCCAGATGATCATCATAGGCCGTCGTGCGCCCGTTCAAACCCTCGGCAATCACCCGAACGCCATGGCCAAGCGCCTTTTGCAACACGCTGGTCCAGCGGTCCTCATGGGCGTGACGGCCAAGGGCGACTGGGTCGTATCCCCAGGTCAGACTGTCGCCGTATGCGAGAACGGTTTTCATCTATTGAACCCTCCCTGACGGCCTTTGTAAGCGACAAAACCCCAGTGACTAAAAAGTAGTACCGTTCCGGAAATAAGCATTGCTAATAAATACGGAAGGTCTTCGCGGAAAGCTGCCGCCTCAAAAGATCCGAAAAGCAACGCAGTCAAACCAACAACAAACGCCACAAAAAGCACTGTCATCGAGAGATGAAAGACACCAATGCTAAAACGAAGCGACGCAAAAGATACGACATATGCAACAGCAGCCATTGGCAGCAAATTGAAACACACCAGAAACAGGTCCTGAGGGGGAGGAGGGTTACTACCTTCACCTCCCCTTGGAGATATGCTTCCCAAATAGAGAATGAAGGCGAGAAAACCTGAGATAACGCCAACAATCGTTGCATAGAAGCTTGTCCGTAGACACCTCTTCATCGACTGCCTTCGAGACATCAGGTTATCTGCCACCATCCTCTTGAGGCCTTTTACACCAGCATGCCCATCGGGTTTTCGATGTAGCGTTTGAACGCACCGAGAAGTTCGGCACCCAAGGCTCCATCGACTGCGCGGTGGTCGGTGGACAGCGTGACGGTCATGACATTGGCGATTTTCATTTCGCCCTTTTTCACGACAACGCGCTCTTCACCAGCGCCGACTGCCAGAATGGTCGCATGCGGCGGGTTGACCACGGCGGCGAAGTTCTTGACGCCCATCATGCCCATGTTGGAGACCGCTGTTGTGCCGCCCTGATATTCCTCAGGCTTCAGCTTGCGGCTCTTGGCGCGTGCGCCCAGATCCTTCATTTCGTTGGAAATGGCGGACAGGCTCTTCAGCTCCGCCTGACGGATGATCGGGGTGATCAGGCCGCCGGGGATCGACACAGCCACGCCGACATCGGCATGCTTGTGCTTGACCATGTTGGTGTCGGTCCAGGAAACGTTGGCATCCGGTACATCGCGCAGCGCCAGCGCCATGGCCTTGATGACCATATCGTTGACCGAGAGCTTGTAGACCGGCTTGCCATCTTTTTCGGGAGCGGCGGTGTTGAGCTGGGCGCGAAGGGCCAGCAGGGCATCCAATTCGCAATCCACGGAGACGTAGAAATGCGGAATGGTTTGCTTCGATTCCTGCAAGCGCTTGGCGATGGTCTTGCGCATGCCGTCATGCGGCACAAGCTCGTAGGAACCTTCGGCAAACAGCTTGAGCACGGCATCGTCAGACATGCCCTTGGCCAGCGCCGGAGCAGGGGCAGCGCCAGACGCCGCCGGAGCGGCAGCAGGCTTAGCACCACCGGTGCTGACAGCCTTTTCAACGTCGCTCTTGACCACCCGGCCCTTCGGACCGGTACCGGAAATCGCCTTGAGATCAAGGCCGGCTTCCTTGGCGAGACGACGGGCGAGCGGCGAGGAGAATACACGGTCGCCGGAGGCGGCTGTTGGAGCAGCGGACTGAGGGGCAGCAGCAGGAGCATCTGCCTTTGCAGCAGGTGCTTCAGCCTTCGGAGCGTCGGCCTTTGGAGCGTCGGCCTTGGGTGCCTCAGCCTTCGCCGGAGCGGCTGCACCGCCACCAGCCGCAGCAGCCGACACATCCTCGCCTTCAGCGGCGAGAATGGCGATCAGCGCATTGACCTTGACGCCTTCGGTGCCAGCGGCAACGACGATCTTGGCAACGACACCTTCATCGACCGCTTCCACTTCCATGGTTGCCTTATCGGTTTCAATCTCGGCGATCACGTCGCCGGACTTGACGGTATCGCCTTCCTTGACCAGCCACTTGGCCAGATTGCCCTCTTCCATCGTGGGAGAGAGGGCCGGCATGGTGATATTGATCGGCATATGCCTCGCCTCCCCTTATTTGTAGCAGACGGATTTAACGGCCTGGACCACTTCGCCGACATTCGGCAGAGCGAGCTTTTCAAGGTTGGCCGCGTAAGGCATCGGAACATCCTTGCCAGCAACCGTCACAACAGGCGCATCGAGGTAATCGAAGGCTTCGCGCTGAATGCGGTTGGCCACGAAATCGCCCACGGACGACTGCGGATAGCCTTCTTCCACCACGACCAGACGACCGGTCTTCTTGACCGATTCGATTACCGTCGGCAGATCCATCGGACGGATGGTGCGCAGGTCGATCAGTTCGACATCGATGCCAACCTTGGTGAGCTCTTCCACCGCCTTGGTCGCATAGGTCATGCCAATGCTCCAGGACACGACGGTGACATCCTTGCCGGACTTGTGAATGCGTGCCTTGCCAATCGGCAGCACGAAATCATCCAGCTTCGGCACATCAAAGCTGTGACCGTAGAGAATTTCGTTTTCGAGGAAGACCACCGGGTTCGGATCGCGGATCGCGGCTTTCAGCAGGCCCTTGGCATCGGCTGCCGTGTAAGGCGAAATCACCTTCAGGCCGGGGATCTGGCTATACCATGCAGCATAGTCCTGGCTGTGCTGGGCACCAACGCGGGCCGCAGCGCCGTTCGGGCCACGGAACACGATAGGCGCGCCCATCTGACCGCCGGACATGTAGAGCGTCTTGGCAGCCGAGTTAATGATCTGGTCAATCGCCTGCATGGCGAAATTGAAGGTCATGAACTCGACGATTGGACGCAGGCCTGCCATGGCGGCACCCACGGCCACACCGGCAAAACCATGCTCGGTGATCGGCGTATCGACCACGCGACGGTCGCCGAATTCGGCAAGCAGACCCTGGGTGATCTTGTAGGCACCCTGATATTCCGCCACTTCCTCACCAATGATGAACACATCGTCATTGGCGCGCATTTCTTCGGCCATGGCTTCGCGCAGCGCTTCACGCACTGTCATCGACACCATTT
This region of Agrobacterium vitis genomic DNA includes:
- a CDS encoding GlsB/YeaQ/YmgE family stress response membrane protein, which codes for MENVGWLTAIFVGGLAGWLAGKLMDMRFGIFMNIVIGIIGSVIANAIFRRFDIFVASDWVGYLITSFIGACILLFVAKLVRK
- the lpdA gene encoding dihydrolipoyl dehydrogenase, which gives rise to MSNAYDVIIIGSGPGGYVTAIRAAQLGLKIAIVEREHLGGICLNWGCIPTKALLRSAEILDHANHAKSYGLTLNGTMTADVKDVVARSRGVSARLNGGVAYLMKKNKIDVIWGEAKLTKPNEIVVGASSKPAVQPQNPVPKGVLGEGTYTAKHIIVATGARPRALPGIEPDGKLIWTYFEAMKPDFMPKSIVVMGSGAIGIEFASFYRSMGVDVTVVELMANIMPVEDVEISTIARKALEKRGLKIITEAKVSKVEKGANSITAHVETKDGKVQQITADRLISAVGVQGNIENLGLEALGVKTDRGCIVIDGYGKTNVPGLYAIGDVAGPPMLAHKAEHEGVVCIEKIAGLPHVHPMNKSLIPGCTYCNPQVASVGLTEAKAKAEGREIRVGRYNFNANGKAIALGEDNGMIKTIFDKKTGELIGAHMVGAEVTELIQGFVVAMNLETTEEELMHTIFPHPTLSEMMKESVLDAYGKVLNA
- a CDS encoding YdcH family protein is translated as MSSTPHELAEEFPEFVTLMRHLKETDGHFVRLFDAYHEINRQVHRAETNIEPLDDFHMEDLRKKRMRLKDEIYGMLVRHEPEAETPAL
- a CDS encoding SGNH/GDSL hydrolase family protein, whose translation is MKTVLAYGDSLTWGYDPVALGRHAHEDRWTSVLQKALGHGVRVIAEGLNGRTTAYDDHLADCDRNGVRLLPSILETHKPLDLVILMLGTNDLKRGIQGTAIGATAGIKRLVKLVHQHDWGFDFEGPDVLIVSPPPIRETANVMFGAMFNHSIEEGGMLASMYRDAADELGCGFFDAGSVAKTTPLDGIHLDADNTRAIGRGLEPVVRMMLGL
- a CDS encoding pyruvate dehydrogenase complex dihydrolipoamide acetyltransferase, which codes for MPINITMPALSPTMEEGNLAKWLVKEGDTVKSGDVIAEIETDKATMEVEAVDEGVVAKIVVAAGTEGVKVNALIAILAAEGEDVSAAAAGGGAAAPAKAEAPKADAPKADAPKAEAPAAKADAPAAAPQSAAPTAASGDRVFSSPLARRLAKEAGLDLKAISGTGPKGRVVKSDVEKAVSTGGAKPAAAPAASGAAPAPALAKGMSDDAVLKLFAEGSYELVPHDGMRKTIAKRLQESKQTIPHFYVSVDCELDALLALRAQLNTAAPEKDGKPVYKLSVNDMVIKAMALALRDVPDANVSWTDTNMVKHKHADVGVAVSIPGGLITPIIRQAELKSLSAISNEMKDLGARAKSRKLKPEEYQGGTTAVSNMGMMGVKNFAAVVNPPHATILAVGAGEERVVVKKGEMKIANVMTVTLSTDHRAVDGALGAELLGAFKRYIENPMGMLV
- a CDS encoding pyruvate dehydrogenase complex E1 component subunit beta, which translates into the protein MPINILMPALSPTMEEGTLSKWLKAEGDSVKSGDVIAEIETDKATMEVEAVDEGVIGKLLIEAGTQNVKVNTPIAVLLQDGESASDVSAPKAESAAAPAVPQEEKPTETGSASAPVPAQPISSAASDPSIPAGTEMVSMTVREALREAMAEEMRANDDVFIIGEEVAEYQGAYKITQGLLAEFGDRRVVDTPITEHGFAGVAVGAAMAGLRPIVEFMTFNFAMQAIDQIINSAAKTLYMSGGQMGAPIVFRGPNGAAARVGAQHSQDYAAWYSQIPGLKVISPYTAADAKGLLKAAIRDPNPVVFLENEILYGHSFDVPKLDDFVLPIGKARIHKSGKDVTVVSWSIGMTYATKAVEELTKVGIDVELIDLRTIRPMDLPTVIESVKKTGRLVVVEEGYPQSSVGDFVANRIQREAFDYLDAPVVTVAGKDVPMPYAANLEKLALPNVGEVVQAVKSVCYK